A stretch of the Alosa alosa isolate M-15738 ecotype Scorff River chromosome 16, AALO_Geno_1.1, whole genome shotgun sequence genome encodes the following:
- the si:dkey-118j18.2 gene encoding uncharacterized protein si:dkey-118j18.2, translated as MELYWYIVVIVFIIIKIFFYICWYRTRQRQLAAYLSNPRNAQIVIVGGRAYLHQMCERQNTSIWPSWYGVQDEGSVGEPSASLPPDSSLSQLDMPPPYEAVSGANDLKPPPYSEYAQSLALAGDPPIAVPDSTDTSSFSEAPPPYTPANRQPDGGNHSQLQPEERLC; from the exons ATGGAGCTCTACTGGTACAT AGTTGTTATAGTTTTCATTATCATCAAGATCTTCTTCTACATCTGCTGGTATCGTACAAGGCAGAGGCAACTGGCAGCCTACCTGAGCAACCCCCGCAATGCACAGATTGTGATTGTGGGAGGCCGGGCTTACCTCCACCAGATGTGTGAGAGGCAAAAT ACGTCTATCTGGCCCAGCTGGTATGGCGTGCAGGACGAAGGCTCGGTGGGCGAGCCCTCGGCCTCGCTGCCTCCcgactcctctctctcacagctgGACATGCCGCCGCCGTATGAGGCCGTCTCAGGAG ccaaTGACCTGAAGCCACCTCCGTACAGCGAGTATGCCCAGTCGCTAGCGCTGGCCGGAGACCCACCCATCGCCGTCCCAGACAGCACGGACACCAGCAGCTTCTCTGAAGCCCCGCCCCCATACACACCAGCCAACCGCCAGCCAGACGGCGGCAACCACAGCCAATTGCAGCCAGAGGAGAGACTGTGCTAG